The Brassica napus cultivar Da-Ae chromosome C7, Da-Ae, whole genome shotgun sequence genomic interval CCGCCATCTCGGGGTGATGGTGATAAAGCTATAACTGAACCGAATCAATCCTTTTTCTACAAGTGCTTGTCCTGCTTCAGCATATTTGAACACACAGGTATCTTAGATTCGAACAATTACTTTGTTATTCTGAACACTGAAATATTAGATCCGATCCAtttctatatataaagaacCGTTTTGCTTTAAGGTGTCGAGGGGGGACTTAGCATTCAGGCAAAGCCTCCACAGGAAGCTCCAGTCGATTTCAACTGTCTCCGTGGAGTGTTTGGATTTAATAAGGAAAAAGAACCAGATGTTCACCAAGGTATTTTTTTGGTCCCTTCAAAAGCCTCtgaagatttttgttttcattaaagTTGCTTCTTAAACACAAGAACATCTCGACAGGCGAAGGACGTCTCACCCCTTCTCTCGTcttttcttttaagtttaagTTGTTAACTACCTTGCTGTCATCCTCATTCATACCTTGCTAACTTTACGCTTCTGGTTAGGTGTAGTTGACACAGAACCACGTCATGAAATTTATATTCCACCACTCTCAGATAATCCTATCGATGAAGATACTCTAGGGGAGCGGTTACTTCCCCAAGAACGACGTAAACCGGAGATCCTGAAAAGTATCGTATATGGAGGTTTAACCGAAGCAATCACAAGCCTCGGTGTTATCTCATCTGCCGCTGGTTCTGGTGCTTCAACATGTAAGTACCCCCTCAGCCTTATAGCACTCCACTTCCACTGTGAAACACAACACACACTAATACTCGTATGTACCGTTGTGGTTGCAGTGAACATTTTGGTACTGGGGCTTGCAAACTTGTTTAGCGGCCTTATTCTCATTATTCATAATGTGAGTAAACGCTTGATCTTTCCTAATCCTTGTTGGTctgacattttaaattttttcacaTTTTAAATCTTGTCCTCCCAGGCCTCGAATTAAAGTTTGTGCTCTTATTCTTCATATAACTTTTCCCCCTACATACAACAAAATTGTCGCATAAAACCGTGATGTTCTAAAGTTCCTTTGTCTATGCTCTCGACCGGCTTGAGTTATGCATGAAACCCACAATCTCAAGAAACTTCTTTTGCAGCTCCAAGAACTCAAAAAGGAGGAACCCATCAGAGAAACAACACAGGTTAGCCAGACTAACGGTGAAGAAGAAAGTCAGTACAAGCGACTCCTAGGACGAAGAGAAAATTTCATGCTTCACGCAACAGTCGCAATCTTATCCTTCATAATCACCGGACTACTCCCTCCTGTGGTTTACTACTTCTCATTCAGAGAAACGCACAACAAAGACTACAAAGTGGCATCAGTTTTCGGGGCATCTCTGATATGTATCTCCTTCCTCGCTCTAGCCAAAGCTCACGTGAGGAGCCCGGGAAGCGGCTATCTGAAGAGCGTTCTGTACTACGCGGCGAATGCTGTGTCGGTGTCGGGGATTACCTACGTGGTTGGTAACGTAGTGAATCAGTTGCTTGAGAAGTACGGATGGTCTGACGGATCTGAAACTCCGGCTGGGGAGATGATGCTTTCACTTATGGGAAGAAAGGCTGGCGGCTTTGGATACTCATCATCATACTGATGACAAAAGCTTGTCTCTGAGAAAGATCCAACGTGGTgctactttttttctttcacttgCTTTATGAGAGTTCTCTTTAAACTTGTGTGTGTGCTTTTTCCTTATGCCAAATCTTTCTTGTGAGTGTGTGAAGTTGTTTCCAAGTGTaggaaacacaaaataataaatggtGACTGTATTCGAATTTGTTTTTGTATCTTCCAAGATTTTTATGATATCAATACATTTGATTTGAATGAAAAAATTATTCGGCATggtatgaaaattaattatgattAACAATCCTAGTTATCATAATAAAactgatattaataaatattgttgactatctatataaaaatataagtatttataagtccaaaattttgaagaagtGATGTCTAGTAGTTTTGATGTTCTATTAGAAAGTTTTCATAGTACAAGGGAGGGGTTttcaaaaagaagtaaaaaacaataacaatttaaatattttcttttgaactttaacaatataaatattgatgGATTCTCAAATTCACGTTCTAATTAAATGTCTCTCTAAATGGAGATACGTAATTAGAAATATCTTTCTACAAGTTTACCCTTGGTTCTTAGAAGACACTGTGGTGCAAATGGATTAGAGACCCCTTTGATTCAAGGTACAAAAGTATGACTAGGTCACACTCAGAAAGTGGAACCCATGCATGTTCATGTCTTTGTAGTTGAATTGTTTGAGAAGTCAatttaatgaaaacaaaacgtGATAgccaatcttttttttcttctcttattTAGCGTTTGCATCTCTCCTTTGACTTGCAAAAAAATCCACCATTCTTTTCATGAAATGATGGAAGTTACAAACTCACATGATTCACGAAACAAAGGACGTCGTCTCACCCCGATGCGATCATCTCTCCCCGTATCAACACAGCAAAAAATGGCCAATGATGACAGGAAAAAACCACCAAAGAAAAAAGGACGTCTCACCCCGATGCGAGCATCTCTCCCCGTATCAAACCCAGTGACTCTAGCGGAGCCTTTACTGATCACACCAGTTGTTGAAGGACGTAAAGTGGAGATATTGAAAAGCATCGTATATGGAGGTTTAGCAGAAGCAATCACAAGCCTCGGTGTTATCTCATCTGCCGCTGGTTCAGGTGCTTCAACATGTAAGTACACCCTCACCCCTTAGCATACCAGTTTCATTGTGATTGTGAAACTCAACGCACAAAGTTCATTACTAGAAAATCCTCTCACTCGTATCAACCGTTGTGGCTGCAGTGAACATTTTGGTATTAGGGCTTGCGAACTTATTTGGGGGGCTTGTTCTCATTATTCATAATGTAAGCAATCACTTAATGTTTCCTAATCTTTACTGGTCtgacattttttaaattttcataatgtCATAAGCTCGAATAAGAGCttgtatttttcatataatttttttcctaagTAGGACTAAAATTGTTGCATAAAATCATGCATGATGCTCAAGACCGAGTCTGGATCTTAAGCGATCGGTTCCTTTGCCTATGCTCTAAACCGGGTCTGAGTTATGCTTAAACCCACAATCTCAATAAACTTACTGAGAAATTTTTTTGGTAGCTCCACGAAATCAGAAAGGAGGAAGTACCCATTAGAGAAACAACAGCTGAAAGCCAGACCAATGGTCCAAAAGAAAGTCGGTACAAGCGACTCTTGGGACGAAGAGAAAACTTCATGCTTCACGCAACAGTCGCAATCTTATCCTTTATAATCACCGGACTACTCCCACCTGTCGTCTACTACTTCTCATTCAGCAAAGCACACAACAAAGACTACAAAGTGGCATCAGTTTTCGGTGCATCTCTGATATGTATCGCCTTGCTCGCTCTAGCGAAAGCTCACGTGAAGAACCCGAGAAGCAGCTACTTTAAGAGCGTTTTGTACTACGCTGCGACTGCTGTGTCTGTGTCGGGGATTACGTACGTGGTTGGTAACGTTGTGAATCAGCTGACTGAGAAGTACGGATGGTCTGAAACTCCGGCGGGGGAGATGATGCTTTCACTTATGGGGAGAAAGGCTGGTGGCTTTGGATACTCATCACCATACTGAACATAGAACTTTCGTCTCTGAGAAGGATCCAACGTTTTGTTACTTTTCTCTTTTGCTTTGCTTTGTGAGCTCTTGTTaaacttgtgtgtgtgtgttttatatagAGATGCCAAAtctttgttgtgagtgcaggAGTTGTTTCCAAGGgtaggaaacaaaaaaaataataaatggtGGCTGTATTCGAATTTTATGAATATCATACCATTTGATTTGTatgaaaaaataagaaaaaagaaggTTCTACCGAGAATTGAACTCGGGTTACTGGATTCAGAGTCCAATGTCCTAACCGCTAGACCATAGAACCATTTGTTATAGCAATCAATATAGACATAAATATCTAGTATTATCTCGCTTGCCGTAAAAATACGCTACAACGACGACGACGTTTAAAGAACATTACCGGACATCAGTTACGCTCGCATTGGGTTTGAATCCAATTAGTTGGGTTGGAGAGAGAACCGTCGGATTCAAAAGGAGCCTCAGCATCTGGACGGCTCATATTtgatttctcttcttcttctctctctcaaagaAGAAAAGCACCAGCAGCTTTCCCAGAAAACGTTGACGAGAGAGGAGAGACAGAGTCAAGGCCGATTCGGTTTCCTTCTGTCAATAACCCTTGTCTCTCCTTTCTCGAAGTTTTATATAATCAAATCCATTTTTCACAGATTCCTAAAAGTGTTAAGAAGCAAGCAAGCAACTGTTTTGAAATTTAGGGACTTTTTTGAGAAAATGAATGGTTTTTTGACttaattgttttgaaatttagggacttttttgtttttttcgatttttggaAATTGATTTTTGGTAATGGAGACGGAACTCACCacttctcttccaccaccaagaCTCACGCCGTCGTTACCAATATAGTCGGTCCGGCGGCAACTAGCGTCTACGAGCTTCTAGAGTGCCCTGTCTGTACATTTTCCATGTATCCTCCTATCCTATCCATCAGGTAATGTGGAACTTTAATTCACAATCTTTTGTGTTCTTGTTCGGACAATGCTTTTGCttgaataatctttttttttttaagtctctctctttttttttttttttgtttgttgtagtGTCAAAATGGACACACGTTATGTTCGACCTGTAAAGTGAGAGTGCACAACCGTTGTCCCACGTGTAGACAAGAGCTTGGAGATATACGACGTTTAGCTCTCGAGAAAGTAGCCGAGTCCCTTGAGCTACCTTGCAAGTATTTCAACCTCGGATGCCCTGAGATTTTTCCTTACTACAGCAAACTTAAACACGAGTCTCTTTGTAACTTCAGACCTTACGGTTGTCCTTACGCTGGCTCCGAGTGTGGTGTCCTTGGAGGCATCCCTTTCCTCGTGGCTCATCTCAGGGATGATCATAAATTTGACATGCACGCGGGCTCCACTTTTAACAACCGTTACGTTAAATCCAATCCGCGTGAAGTAGAGAACGCCACGTGGATGTTAACTGTGAGCATCCTTAAAACATGATTCTCTTCAATGTTTTGGGCAATACTTTATGACAGAACCTTTTTCTGGGTTTCAGGTGTTTCATTGCTTTGGGCAATACTTCTGTCTCCATTTTGAGGCGTTCCAGCTAGGGGTGGGTCCTGTATACATGGCGTTCCTGAGATTCATGGGAGACGAGGAAGAAGCTAGGAGGTACAGCTACAGCTTAGAAGTTGGAGGCAGTGGGAGGAAGCTAACATGGGAAGGGACCCCGAGAAGCATCAGAGATAGTCATAGGAAAGTAAGAGACAGCAACGACGGTCTCATCATCCAAAGAAACATGGCTCTCTTCTTCTCCGGCGGTGATAGGAAAGAGCTTAAACTTAGAGTCACTGGTAAAGTCTGGAAAGAACAACACAGTCCAGATTCTGGGGTTTGCATGCCAAACATGTCTTCCTGATCATTCATCGTCTCTATCTTGAATGAATGTGTTTGATCTTTATCACAAGTATAGTCTCGGTTGATGGCAAGCCTTCTGACAGAGTTCAGATGCTCAAATCTTAAGGTTGCAAGTACATATAGAttgagaaaatataattaacatcTTTATAAATCTAATAAAAAATCAAGTTTAACGATGTTCTTAACAGCGTttgagaaaattaaattaaagctACAGAATTTCAGAATTGTCAAATAAGCAAAAGCTAAATATGATGTAATCAATTCATATAACTTTGAGAGATCGTATATCATGTAAGATTTCAACAAATCTTATTGTTCTGTCAACGAGATTTCATCTAGGCCTaggcatttcgggtatcggttcggttcggttcggatagtttcgggttcggttcggttcggatagtaaacgtaggaaccggaaaatatccagaaaaagtttggttctcatttggatccggttcgggttcggatagttcgggtagtttggataaaatatcggttatttagggtaaaatatcaaatagttagtatgatttagataaaaaaattggatatttcggattactttggatatttcggataaaactatccggatagtttcagatactttcgggtagtttggatattttataataatttagttatcctcaactattttcagatacttttaatagaattttaaattaaaaaatatatatttagtgatgttatatgtatatataattaatatttttatacattcgggtacccgttcggttccggttcggttcggttatttcggatataaaaatataggaattgttcgggtatttgagggtattggtccggttctggtttcgggtatttcggttcggttccggttcggttcttcggttccggttattttgcccaggTCTCATCAAATCTGCTTTATTCTGTCCAGATGATTCCATCAAATATTTAAGgttttattgtaaataaaaataaaattctgataCAAACAAATCTCAAgctttttaaaatcaattaaaatgttgtaaattgtattatctttttttttttgtatggacACATCTTTGTAAATGGTATATAATCTAATTTTAGGGAGATTTCCATatgattttgaatgataaatagtaaaatatctttgacaaaaaaggaaaatactTCGAATAATGAAAGTTATATGAATATTggaaatcttaaaaaaaacttGGGGATTACGGAAAGGAccaaatacaaatatggaaggTTTTTTTCTCGAACCTTCCTTTTTGCCTTTGTTACTTCCACTATAAATACACAATCTTTATTTACTTCATTGGCATCAAGTAAATTTCATTCTGATCTACACCAGCAAGAAACCCTTAAAAGCTTAACGAATACCAATGGCGACCATCTCTGAGATGCAGGAGGAGAAACCCTCGTTGCCGTTTAACGCAAGTTTTGACCCTTCAAACCCACTAGGGTTTTTGGAGAAAGTCCTTGGCTTTATTGGGAAAGAGAGCGACTTTCTGTTGAAAGACACAGCGGATAAAGAGATCGCCAGTGCTGTTACGGCTGCGAAGAAGAGGTTGAGGGAAGCCGAGGAGGAGAAAGAGAGCTGGAAGCCCTTTGAGAAGAAGCTGAAGGAGGAGAGTGTGCCCATTGAGGTAGAGAAGCTGAAGAAGGAAAGCTTGAAGCCTACGGAACCCATTGAGGTAGAGAAGCCTAAGGAGAAAGAGTTCACGTTTGGTGCCATTCCTAACAAATGGAATGTCACGCTTGGTGAAGTTCCTAACAAAGGGAATGGGTttgattttgagaaatactCATGGACACAGGATCACGAGGAGGTCACAATCACCATCCCAGTACCTAGCGGCACCAATCCACGGTATGTTACCTGTGAATTCAACACGTGCCGTCTGAAAGTTTGTCTCCAAGGGGGGCACAATACAATCATAGATGGAGCACTCTTCGGTGCTGTGAAGCCTAACGACTGCTTCTGGTATCTCGAGGATGAAAAGGTCATATGGGTGCTCTTGAGAAAGCAAGACTGGCATGGGTGGTGGAAATATTGTATGAAAGGGGAGCCTGAGATTGACACTCAGAGAGTTGACCGGAAGAGCAGTAAACTGGATGATCTCGACCCGGTGACTCGCAGTAAAGTTGAGAAGATGATGTTTGATGAAAGGCAgaagcatgatttgaagaagaagTCCATGTCTCAGTATGATTCTCTAGGAATGTGCACAGAACGAAGGTTCAGGATGAATCTTACGAATAAGCCTAAGTACTAATGATTAGGACAGGATAACAAGTTGTTGGAGTTTACTCAAGTGATTGCTGATTATATATGTTACATCTTGtctctaaaaatataattatatataagctTCTTTGATGCTGCTCTCTATAGTTTGACCGTATGAATTAACAGTTGACGTGAATAACTTTTGACTTTTGATAGATTGTGAATGTACAGACAGCAAAGGgtaacgttttaaaaaaaatggaaaatgagACTGTAACACAACATTGACATCTCTAGAATTGTAATCTTCATTAATGTTGTTTTGATTTGTTCAATACTACGAACGATGAGGGAAAAATAACTGTTGGTATAAACTATAAACCAATCTAAAGCGTTATGAAACGGTACAGATCATTTCTCTGATTGGTTTCAACTATAAAGCGTTTTGTTTTCCAAAAACCATTTTTCATAGAATCAATCTAAAGCGTTTTGTTTTCCAAAAACCATTTTTCATAGAATCAAATTTTagcttttagtttttattttaaaatagattccttaaaatttagaaaaactagttttcaaatttttaccAAGTTAtcaataaaaaccataaatcaaCTTTTGTGAGTTTTAACGAAATAAacgaaacttttttttgtagaaaacacaacaatattttcataaagataaaattctcaTAAAGTTTTTGTACATAAGATATCAGATAAACaataatgtttaataatttatttgtgttttgtttctgtaaaataaatgtagatatatgtatataattttaattaattgtaaACAATTAGTTGTGAATTTCTATTAATAattattgaataattttaataactattagacatattaaaaataactaaaattataaaatattatgttttattaatgcaatacattatattaatttggaaaaataaaaaatagccattcaagtttaaaatttatttaagaaaatttataaatagtttcaaattttagtatttttaattttgtatagtttatagatattttatgatttatattttagtgtaatatacaaattaaaaacatgttaatgtatttttattttaaaaaataatcactatattttgataaattttgatGGTAACtccttaatatttttttgctattttgttgtatcttaaaataatgtattaagtattttttgaaaaaaaaaattaaaactaaaactaaaaaactaatcaaaatctaaaaattaaaaccaaaactaaaagttaaaataaaaaaaaaatctgaaaatccaaaaccaaaatctaaaagcCAAAACATAGTAGAAGAAGCGCGCGCACACAGATTCTCATTTAGGGATTTGCAAATTTCCATACTATTTAACTGAATGAATATAAAAGGAttttctttgacaaaaaaaaaaaaaaatcaagaaaagacTTTGAATAAGGAAAGTTATATGAATATTGGAAAACTTATATAAAGCTTTGGGAACTAAAGGAAAAAACCAATACAAAATCTGAAGGGTTCTTCTGGAACCTTCCTTTCTAGCCTTTGTTGCTTCCACTATAAATACACAACCTTTGCTAATTTGCTTCATTGTCATCAAGTAAATCTCATTCTGATCTACACCAGCAAGAAATCCTTAAAAGCTTAACAAATACCAATGGCGATCATCTCTGAGATGCAGGAAGAGAAACCCTCGTTGTTGCCGTTCAATGCAAGTCTTGATCCTTCAAACCCACTAGGGTTTTTGGAGAAAGTCCTCGACTTTATTGGGAAAGAGAGCGACTTTCTGTTGAAAGACACGGCGGAGAAGGAGATCGCCAGTGCTGTTACGGCCGCAAAGAAGAGGCTGAGGGAAGCCAAGAAGGAGCAGAAAGAGAGCTTGAAACCCCTTGAGAAGAAGCTGAAAGAGGAGAGTAGTCAGCCCATGGAGGTGGAGAAGCCGAAGAAGGAGAGCTTGAAGCCTACAGAGCCCATGGAGGTGGAGGAGAAGCCTAAGGAGGAAGAGGGTCCCATCGGTAAGTCTTTCTTAATGGTAATTGGATCTTGATTTTGTTTGGTTCTGCTCTTAGATGGATAAAGTTTGGATCTTTAAGGCCTTTAGAGGATAAAGTTTAGATCTTTACTGCAAAACTAACTTATTTGTCCTGTTTGTTGCAGTTCCTAACAAAGGGAATGGTCTTGATTTCGAGACATACTCGTGGACACAGAATCTCCAGGAGGTCACAATCACCATTCCAGTTCCTAGCGGCACTAAACCACGCTCCGTTACCTGTGAGATCAAGAAGAACCGTCTTAAAGTTGGTCTCAAGGGGCAAGAACCAACCATAGACGGAGAATTCTTCAACGCTGTGAAGCCTGACGACTGCTTCTGGAACATCGAGGATCAGAAGCTCATATCGGTGCTCTTGACCAAGCAAGACCAGATGGAGTGGTGGAAATGCTGTGTGAAGGGGGAGCCTGAGATTGACACTCAGAAAGTTGAGCCGGAGAGCAGCAAACTGTCTGATCTTGATCCGGAGACTCGCAGTACGGTTGAGAAGATGATGTTTGATCAAAGGCAGAAGCAGATGGGACTCCCGACGAGTGATGAGATGGAGAAGAAAGATATGATGAAGAAGTTTATGTCTCAGCATCCTGAGATGGACTTCTCTAATGCAAAGTTTAACTAATCTTTTCCTTTGTTCTTATTTTAGtgatatcaaaatatttaactatcatCTTGTTGTGGCTTCTAAGATCAGACCTGCCCTTTTGGTTTTGCTAATATAAATCGTTAGGCTATAATTCTCTCTATATAACATGTTATTTCTATAACATTGACATCTTAGACTtctaatccttttttttttgaatgatctTAGACTTCTAAATTCTAATCATGTAATAACTTATAACGCTATGAAACCGCACAGATCACTTCTCTGATTGGTTTCAACGGACCTCAAGGTTTAACGCGGAAGCTTGCTGCTTAACGAATCAACACGAACATGATCTTCTGAACATTCATAACAAAACAAACTCGAATATGATCTGGTTCTCCTTGCTATACAAAACACAGAGATCCTCGGTTAATTTCTAAACCAGAAATCCCAGACAAGTTGTGTAATTACATAAACACCCTTCTGAAAAATTTGGTGGGaaacttttcaatttttttgtttttgtttttgtcataGCTGCTTTCTTCCATAAAGCTGGCTCACCGGTGCACAACAAAGCAGAACAAACATTTATAAACAGAGGAGGAATACGTAAGGAGAGAGTTGTGCAGAGAGTAGTAATTTTTGGCTATTCTCCGTAACTTTGTTCACAACATAGGGGAGAAAATAAACGAAAGTAGGTACATTGGTCGCAGATACAAGGATCTTGGAACGGAAACTCATGTATAAATAActgaaaaaagagaaaaacttTGATTTTGATAACAAAGTAAGAGAACAAGGACAAGAGACGCGATCTTTAAATTGTGTCCGAGAAGACAAAaatgaatgaagaagaagaagaaaaaagcatGAGCTCTGCTTTTGCTTATCAAAACCTCCACAGGCGCATGTTAGCTAAAACCACAGTAATATGCACCTTCGTTCACGTTCTCTCTCTCAAAAATTGTCTcacccagaaaaaaaaaacaattcttcTCAGTTTTGTTATCCAGATCATAAGAAAGGActcatttttcttaataaaaatttGGACTTTCTGAAAATTGAAGATAGAGATAGAGCGAGAGAAGTTAGcaacagatctctctctctctctctgtctgttCATTCGTGTCACCAAACGTCTCTTCTTCTCTCCGTAAAACTGCAAGTTTGTGACTTTCCTTGTCAGATAAGACCTGTATACGATTTCCAGTAGTGGGTCAGAGAAGACGATCGACTTTCTCTTGATTCTCACTTGACAAGTTAGGGTTCGCGGAACGATTGGGGGAACCTGTATGGGCCTCACTTGTTGATTCTGAGAATTtgcaggagaagaagaagaaggaagatgaTTATTAAACGGGAACTTAAATCCCAGATGATACCGAGTTTGAAACGGTGCAGACTCAGTAACTCGGTGAGTGGCTCCAGGAAGTCGAGCTTGGGAGGTTACTACTTCCCTCTCAGCCTTCTCGGAGAAATCTCCTCCGGGATCGTTCCGGGCGGAGGACGGAATGTATTCTCTGCTCCGCGTTCTCACTCACCGTCCACTGCGACGGAGGCTCCCCGTCCACCGCTTCCTCGGACATCTAGAGGGAGAATCCGTACGCTTCCTTCTCGCTTCAAAGATTCTGTGCTCGATAACTGGAGGAAAGATGGCAAGAACGTCAGCGAGGGTGAAGTTGAACGCTGCAGGAAGGAGAAAGCTACTAGTTTGAAAAGCAAGCAACTTGAGGAGGCCCGTGCTTGTGTTGTTGACAGAGAGAGGGAAGACGAAAGGGTTGGTTCTTATGGGCCTGAGAACTTTTATTCAGGTGACTTGGTTTGGGCTAAACCTGGAAGAGTTGAGCCGTTTTGGCCAGCCATTGTTATTGATCCCTTGACACAAGCGCCAGAGCTTGTCTTGCGTTCGTGTGTACCTGATTCAGCCTGCGTTGTCTTCTTTGGTCACTCTGGGAACGATAATGAAAGGGtaaggagagagagacaaaCTGGTTCTCCGGATATGGATCTTGCAGGATTCTGACTGTGTTTTTAATGTAAGCAGGATTATGCATGGGTGAGGAGAGGGATGATCTTCCCTTTCATGGATTATGTTGCCAGGTGGATCTcttgaatttatatatattctaaagtGTCTTTAATTGTGGATTAGTGATTAACAGCTACTTACTGATTCAGGTTCCAGGAACAACAGGGATGCAACCCTGTGAGATTTCAGATGGCTTTAGAGGAAGCATTTTTGGCAGATCAAGGATTCATGGAGAAGTTGATGCATGATATTCACACGGCTGCTGGTAACTCGAGTTTTGACGATTCTTTCCACAGATGGAGTCAGGATCTCAATAACAATGCTCCAAGCGAGGCAAGTGTCTCTCTCTGTCTATGAGTTAGTTTTACATAGGTTCCTTTTCAAGCATTACTTTGGCAACACATTCATTGATTGGTTTTGTTCTAgttatcaaaagaaaacaatgCTGATAAGAATTTTGGTTTTATGCCCCTTAGtccatttttatattaatttgtcTGTAAATCTCCTCCAATATTtatctaattaattttattatttgcagGAGTTGATGAAATACGGAAATCTACTAGCCTGTGTAGGATGTGAAACAGCATTTTCTTATGAGATGGCCAAAAAACTGAAGGCTCTGATTCCCGGAGATCAATTGTTGTGTAAACCATGTTCAAGGGTATGTAGTGTCTTTTTATTACGTGGTTATGCTTAGTTTAGGTTTAATTAATGGAGAAATTGGTTGGATACGAGTAAGACTACTTTGGTTGTTGTTGCAGTTGACTAAATCAAAACACACTTGTGGTATATGCAAGAAGATAAGTAATCATTTGGACA includes:
- the LOC106409723 gene encoding E3 ubiquitin-protein ligase SINAT4; translation: MNDGTHHFSSTTKTHAVVTNIVGPAATSVYELLECPCQNGHTLCSTCKVRVHNRCPTCRQELGDIRRLALEKVAESLELPCKYFNLGCPEIFPYYSKLKHESLCNFRPYGCPYAGSECGVLGGIPFLVAHLRDDHKFDMHAGSTFNNRYVKSNPREVENATWMLTVFHCFGQYFCLHFEAFQLGVGPVYMAFLRFMGDEEEARRYSYSLEVGGSGRKLTWEGTPRSIRDSHRKVRDSNDGLIIQRNMALFFSGGDRKELKLRVTGKVWKEQHSPDSGVCMPNMSS
- the LOC106408470 gene encoding protein BOBBER 2 — encoded protein: MATISEMQEEKPSLPFNASFDPSNPLGFLEKVLGFIGKESDFLLKDTADKEIASAVTAAKKRLREAEEEKESWKPFEKKLKEESVPIEVEKLKKESLKPTEPIEVEKPKEKEFTFGAIPNKWNVTLGEVPNKGNGFDFEKYSWTQDHEEVTITIPVPSGTNPRYVTCEFNTCRLKVCLQGGHNTIIDGALFGAVKPNDCFWYLEDEKVIWVLLRKQDWHGWWKYCMKGEPEIDTQRVDRKSSKLDDLDPVTRSKVEKMMFDERQKHDLKKKSMSQYDSLGMCTERRFRMNLTNKPKY
- the LOC106407721 gene encoding protein BOBBER 2, producing MAIISEMQEEKPSLLPFNASLDPSNPLGFLEKVLDFIGKESDFLLKDTAEKEIASAVTAAKKRLREAKKEQKESLKPLEKKLKEESSQPMEVEKPKKESLKPTEPMEVEEKPKEEEGPIVPNKGNGLDFETYSWTQNLQEVTITIPVPSGTKPRSVTCEIKKNRLKVGLKGQEPTIDGEFFNAVKPDDCFWNIEDQKLISVLLTKQDQMEWWKCCVKGEPEIDTQKVEPESSKLSDLDPETRSTVEKMMFDQRQKQMGLPTSDEMEKKDMMKKFMSQHPEMDFSNAKFN